In Mucilaginibacter celer, one DNA window encodes the following:
- the hemA gene encoding glutamyl-tRNA reductase — MKTINCIADIRHFCTVGISYKKSDAHNRGKFAVCPDQYEVLLKHAKHYGITSVFVLSTCNRTEIYGLTDNISNLVNLLCSVTVGKRAEFEAHCYKKTGVSAVNQLFNVAAGLDSQILGDYEIVGQLKQAVKFAKERGFIDGFLEKLYNTALQASKQVKNEVNLSKGSTSVSFAAVQLIKQHGFLKADSKILIVGAGKMGRLSCKNLIGCPAKPDITVVNRSVNKAREIAAEMNINYADIADLESLIKVADAIVVASGAAYPVIFKSHFVGTGEKLVVDLAVPRNVDPEVAKLANIKLVRY, encoded by the coding sequence TTGAAAACAATTAATTGTATAGCCGATATAAGGCATTTTTGTACCGTTGGGATAAGTTATAAAAAGAGTGACGCCCATAACAGGGGCAAATTTGCAGTATGCCCGGATCAATATGAGGTTTTATTGAAGCATGCAAAGCATTATGGAATAACATCGGTGTTTGTACTATCTACATGTAACCGTACCGAAATTTATGGGTTGACAGATAATATCAGCAACCTGGTTAATTTGCTATGCAGCGTTACGGTTGGCAAGAGAGCGGAGTTTGAAGCCCATTGTTACAAAAAGACAGGTGTAAGTGCTGTTAACCAATTATTTAACGTTGCTGCGGGCCTGGACTCGCAGATACTTGGCGATTACGAAATTGTTGGACAGCTGAAACAAGCCGTTAAATTTGCTAAAGAGCGCGGCTTTATTGATGGCTTTTTAGAAAAACTTTATAATACAGCCTTGCAGGCCTCAAAGCAGGTGAAAAATGAAGTTAATCTTAGCAAGGGAAGCACATCAGTATCGTTCGCCGCGGTTCAGCTCATAAAGCAACATGGCTTTTTAAAAGCAGATAGTAAAATATTAATTGTGGGGGCCGGTAAAATGGGGCGGCTTAGCTGTAAAAACCTTATTGGTTGCCCAGCGAAACCGGATATCACAGTAGTTAACCGTTCTGTAAATAAAGCCAGGGAAATTGCCGCCGAAATGAACATTAACTACGCCGATATTGCTGATTTGGAAAGCTTAATTAAAGTTGCAGATGCTATCGTTGTTGCTTCCGGCGCGGCTTACCCGGTTATTTTTAAAAGCCACTTTGTTGGTACGGGCGAAAAACTGGTAGTAGATTTGGCTGTACCACGTAACGTGGATCCAGAGGTGGCGAAATTGGCGAACATCAAGTTAGTTAGATATTGA
- a CDS encoding GAF domain-containing sensor histidine kinase, whose amino-acid sequence MIEKELPVPENEAERLIALQSYDIIDSGEEKDFDTIASIASAICGTPISLITFIDEKRQWFKSHIGTDLTENFRDLSFCTYAIAAPDEILIVPDALQDERFADNPVVTEANVTFYAGVPLVNEDGYALGTLCVLDQQSHDFSQGQIDALKALAKQVVDKIELQRKVSLLEKTNQELLNANVLIQKFASMAAHDIKNPLSSIKLTSQALRTRKEITMSENCLRLVNMNISATDNLLLLVDEMMAYSKNPALLLEKRQEFELNALISKIVSLLTVPDSIRIEIPSAKQMVNFSIVAMEQILINLLSNAIRYNDKPEGWIKIRFAEDVEFYHLEIEDNGMGIPKAYLEKIFTNNFTLNVADRFNNKGSGIGLATVKDLLYLLNSTIFVESSIGLGSIFKVRLKK is encoded by the coding sequence ATGATAGAAAAAGAGTTACCGGTTCCGGAGAATGAAGCTGAAAGGCTGATCGCATTACAATCTTATGATATTATCGATAGCGGTGAGGAAAAGGATTTCGACACTATAGCTTCTATAGCGTCTGCCATTTGCGGTACACCGATCTCGCTGATCACTTTCATTGACGAAAAACGCCAGTGGTTTAAATCACATATCGGGACTGACCTAACTGAAAATTTCCGTGACCTTTCTTTTTGCACCTACGCTATTGCAGCACCCGATGAGATCCTGATCGTACCGGATGCTTTGCAGGATGAGCGTTTTGCAGACAATCCTGTCGTGACGGAAGCCAATGTTACCTTCTACGCAGGCGTGCCACTCGTTAATGAAGATGGTTATGCTTTAGGTACCTTATGTGTGCTCGATCAGCAGTCGCATGATTTTAGCCAGGGACAAATTGATGCGCTAAAAGCGTTGGCCAAACAGGTAGTGGATAAAATTGAACTGCAGCGTAAAGTATCCTTACTCGAAAAAACCAACCAAGAGCTATTGAATGCTAATGTATTGATCCAGAAGTTCGCTTCGATGGCCGCCCACGATATTAAAAACCCGCTCAGCAGCATCAAGCTGACCTCGCAGGCCCTTCGTACCAGAAAGGAAATTACCATGAGCGAAAACTGCTTACGACTGGTAAACATGAACATATCTGCTACGGATAACCTGTTGCTACTGGTTGACGAAATGATGGCCTATTCGAAGAACCCGGCATTATTACTTGAAAAGCGGCAGGAGTTTGAACTCAATGCTTTAATCAGCAAAATAGTAAGCTTGCTGACAGTACCGGATAGTATCCGTATTGAAATACCATCGGCTAAGCAAATGGTAAACTTTTCGATTGTTGCTATGGAACAGATCCTGATCAACCTGCTGAGTAATGCAATCCGCTACAATGACAAACCAGAGGGCTGGATAAAAATACGCTTTGCCGAGGATGTGGAGTTCTATCACCTGGAAATAGAAGATAACGGCATGGGTATCCCAAAGGCTTACCTCGAAAAAATATTTACGAATAACTTTACGCTCAACGTGGCCGATAGGTTTAATAATAAAGGGTCAGGTATCGGATTAGCTACGGTGAAAGATTTGCTTTATCTGCTCAACAGCACAATTTTCGTAGAGTCAAGTATCGGACTGGGGTCAATTTTCAAAGTTCGCTTAAAAAAATAA
- a CDS encoding response regulator has product MKKRILIIENDQDIRNIVELILEDQGFETLSIPEPADLAEISSFKPDLILLDEFINSKPGHRLCRKIKQVPDLAVTPVIILSTANDIELIVEECGANDHIRKPFDIEDLISKVLRLLSYQQLTHIGV; this is encoded by the coding sequence TTGAAGAAGAGAATATTGATCATTGAGAACGACCAGGATATCCGGAATATCGTGGAACTCATTTTAGAAGATCAGGGATTTGAAACGCTAAGTATTCCTGAGCCGGCTGATCTGGCTGAGATCAGCTCATTCAAGCCTGATCTGATCCTGCTTGACGAGTTCATCAACAGTAAACCTGGCCATCGCTTGTGCCGTAAGATCAAACAGGTACCAGACCTCGCGGTCACCCCGGTAATTATCCTTTCAACCGCTAATGATATTGAGCTGATTGTTGAAGAATGCGGGGCCAACGATCATATCCGTAAACCTTTTGATATAGAAGACCTGATCAGTAAAGTACTTCGGCTCCTTAGCTACCAGCAATTAACCCATATCGGAGTATAG
- a CDS encoding response regulator translates to MGKRILILDDDQDILDVVSYLLTDSGFEVKSLSSGEQVKAVISEFNPDLVLMDVMLADMDGRVICSKLKEDENTHHIPVILISGTHNLSDSLNQKGAPNDFIPKPFDIDVLLNKVKDQLQ, encoded by the coding sequence ATGGGCAAGCGAATACTCATCCTGGATGATGACCAGGACATTTTGGATGTGGTATCCTATTTGCTGACCGATAGTGGTTTTGAAGTGAAATCGCTTTCCTCAGGAGAACAGGTTAAAGCTGTGATCAGCGAGTTTAATCCAGATCTTGTACTGATGGATGTGATGCTGGCCGATATGGATGGCCGGGTAATCTGCAGCAAATTAAAGGAAGATGAAAACACACACCATATACCGGTAATCCTGATCTCTGGTACGCACAACCTTTCAGATTCATTAAATCAAAAAGGAGCCCCGAACGATTTTATTCCCAAACCTTTTGACATCGACGTGCTGCTCAATAAGGTAAAAGATCAATTGCAATAG
- a CDS encoding universal stress protein produces the protein MKTILVIDDGSTSAQHAAHFALSVARQVKPNLVLARVCALKQPLVSREYQLVGRDITEFHIPESRRSLSDELRRKAAASVGFTPLISDFNAILDTEAQLTSYINKNNIWLLVKGVGEFEPLSNDVKIHAVLNRVACPLMLIPEKYDDQPFKHIIHIADLRYCRLNVLRYLAQLARPFNADILLAHLSAKGLPHIEQNYALTLFSDEISKRVDYNRLYFNNTQERDVTRAVDVMVHTMNADLLAVVHHRFHCEELVTQGADASVPIHITIPVMIFSC, from the coding sequence ATGAAAACGATCCTGGTAATTGATGATGGCTCCACATCAGCACAACATGCGGCACATTTTGCATTGAGCGTTGCCCGGCAGGTAAAGCCAAATTTAGTGTTGGCACGCGTTTGTGCTTTAAAACAACCTTTGGTTTCCAGAGAATATCAGCTGGTCGGTAGGGATATAACTGAATTTCATATCCCTGAATCAAGGCGAAGCCTTTCTGATGAATTGAGGCGTAAAGCAGCCGCATCTGTAGGTTTTACACCCCTAATCAGCGATTTCAATGCTATACTTGATACTGAAGCTCAATTGACCTCCTATATCAACAAAAACAACATCTGGCTGCTGGTAAAAGGAGTAGGCGAATTTGAACCCTTAAGCAACGATGTAAAGATCCACGCGGTTTTAAACAGGGTTGCGTGCCCCTTGATGCTTATCCCGGAAAAATATGACGACCAGCCCTTTAAGCATATCATCCACATTGCCGATTTGCGTTATTGCCGTTTAAATGTACTGAGATACCTTGCCCAATTAGCCCGTCCCTTCAACGCCGATATACTGCTCGCGCACCTATCAGCGAAAGGTTTGCCACATATCGAACAAAATTATGCGCTCACACTATTTAGCGACGAGATAAGTAAACGCGTTGATTATAATCGGTTGTACTTTAATAACACGCAGGAACGGGATGTTACCCGCGCTGTAGACGTTATGGTACACACCATGAATGCTGATTTGCTGGCGGTGGTTCATCACCGTTTTCACTGCGAAGAGTTGGTTACACAAGGTGCCGACGCATCCGTCCCCATTCATATAACCATTCCGGTGATGATTTTTTCTTGCTGA
- a CDS encoding alpha/beta hydrolase-fold protein: MVKKSSFTRSAIGLVALSLVITGKLFAQKSDTGHIAVTKFVTIHSTILNEDRKLHIYTPAVMGDSSFNNEPMPVLYVMDAEALSALVSSQVNYLSINYGLLPRMIVVSTCNYSYDRIHDLTPTHFITGYEGKPDSSFKTSGGGEKFLQFMREEVIPYVEKHYKTQPFRVFAGHSLGGLMTTYCLFHYPDMFNAYLAISPALWVNNDAGVADAASKMKSPIAEKKFFFMSDGNEGERFHTPVAKLDSLISSKKLTNFNYQFIHYNDESHGSEPVKAFYDGLRLIYRRYELSPADTTALSIQKHYSDLAAAYGYHLLPPEVDINAIAYYWLSKSWKMDDAIALFRMNTISYPMSFNAYDSLGDGYAKKGDKVKAIENYRKAIALKPDLESTRKKLAKMTQ; the protein is encoded by the coding sequence ATGGTAAAAAAATCCAGCTTTACCCGTTCCGCAATTGGGCTGGTCGCCCTTAGCCTTGTTATTACGGGTAAGTTATTTGCTCAAAAAAGTGATACCGGCCATATAGCTGTAACCAAATTCGTTACTATTCATTCCACTATTTTAAACGAGGACCGAAAGCTACATATTTATACACCGGCGGTAATGGGCGATAGCAGCTTTAATAACGAGCCGATGCCAGTGTTATATGTAATGGATGCTGAAGCCCTTTCTGCGCTTGTTTCCAGCCAGGTGAATTATTTATCGATCAATTATGGGTTATTGCCCCGAATGATCGTTGTTTCTACCTGTAATTATTCTTATGACCGAATCCACGACCTTACTCCGACCCATTTCATTACAGGCTATGAAGGTAAACCAGACAGTAGTTTCAAAACCAGCGGGGGCGGTGAAAAGTTTCTGCAATTTATGCGCGAGGAAGTAATACCATATGTAGAAAAGCACTACAAAACACAGCCGTTCCGTGTTTTCGCCGGCCACTCCTTAGGCGGCTTAATGACCACTTATTGCCTGTTCCATTATCCTGATATGTTTAATGCTTATTTAGCTATAAGTCCCGCGCTTTGGGTAAACAACGACGCAGGAGTTGCAGATGCGGCGTCAAAAATGAAATCACCGATAGCTGAAAAAAAATTTTTTTTCATGAGTGATGGCAACGAGGGAGAACGTTTTCATACGCCCGTAGCCAAGCTGGATTCTCTTATCAGTTCGAAAAAGTTAACCAACTTCAATTACCAATTTATCCACTACAATGATGAAAGCCATGGATCAGAGCCAGTGAAAGCCTTTTATGATGGCCTGCGCTTGATTTACCGGCGTTATGAACTTTCGCCGGCTGATACAACAGCATTGTCAATCCAAAAACACTATAGCGATCTTGCTGCGGCTTACGGCTATCACCTGCTCCCTCCTGAAGTTGACATCAACGCGATTGCTTATTACTGGCTCTCTAAGTCATGGAAGATGGATGACGCCATAGCACTTTTCAGGATGAATACGATCAGCTACCCAATGTCATTTAACGCCTATGATAGCCTCGGGGACGGTTATGCCAAAAAAGGGGATAAAGTAAAAGCTATTGAGAATTATAGGAAAGCAATTGCACTTAAGCCCGATCTTGAATCAACCAGGAAAAAACTGGCAAAAATGACGCAATAG
- a CDS encoding universal stress protein: protein MKTILVPTDFSAAANNAASYAVNFAKNIRAGVTLCHVIKVPSEAPMAAQVAWPLEDYTSLKEETDQELNDLSASLRHEAGFEKTGSGSEFINTRSATGEVMDMIRNTVEEQKCVMVVMGMSGAGAISRFFLGSNTQEVINKATFPVLLIPAEARFRPILKIAFATDLNSGDIELIHSAASLAYYFNAELLIAHITDDKFEDGDDKQKVDDFLKDVTCKANYPKIYYRHIKSMDVMHGLDWLSQHGVIDMLIMVHRKVNSLERLFSISYTQKLSHHINIPLLVLPEQLPPVHF, encoded by the coding sequence ATGAAAACCATTTTAGTACCAACAGATTTTTCGGCAGCCGCCAATAACGCGGCAAGCTATGCGGTAAATTTTGCAAAAAATATTAGGGCGGGTGTAACCTTGTGCCACGTTATTAAGGTACCATCAGAAGCGCCGATGGCTGCCCAGGTGGCCTGGCCGCTGGAGGATTATACTTCATTGAAGGAAGAAACCGACCAGGAGCTTAACGATCTGTCGGCAAGCCTGCGCCATGAAGCGGGCTTTGAAAAAACAGGTTCCGGTTCTGAATTTATCAATACCCGCAGCGCTACCGGTGAGGTAATGGATATGATCAGAAACACGGTTGAAGAGCAAAAATGTGTAATGGTGGTGATGGGTATGTCGGGAGCGGGAGCTATAAGCCGGTTCTTCTTAGGGAGCAATACACAGGAAGTTATTAATAAAGCAACTTTCCCGGTGTTGCTGATCCCGGCCGAAGCCCGTTTTCGACCGATATTGAAAATAGCTTTTGCCACCGACTTGAACAGCGGCGACATCGAATTGATCCATTCGGCAGCAAGCCTGGCCTATTATTTCAATGCAGAGCTGCTGATAGCACATATTACCGATGATAAATTTGAAGACGGTGATGACAAACAAAAAGTTGATGATTTTTTAAAGGATGTTACCTGCAAGGCCAATTATCCTAAAATTTATTACCGACATATAAAAAGTATGGATGTTATGCATGGCCTCGACTGGTTAAGCCAGCACGGTGTAATTGATATGCTTATAATGGTACACCGCAAGGTTAACTCTCTCGAACGGTTGTTTAGCATCAGCTACACACAGAAACTTTCCCATCATATTAATATACCCCTGCTGGTGTTGCCTGAACAATTGCCGCCGGTACACTTTTAA
- a CDS encoding TIGR00730 family Rossman fold protein: protein MANGTSKSEIVFLDGPHSRLKELRFTFETMWEFIKGFRALHFIGPCITVFGSARFNEDHPYYQLTRKAAAEFAKLGFTIMTGGGPGLMEAANRGAKDVGRRSVACNIQLPIEQKPNPYLDKWVYMKHFFIRKVLLVKYSFAFVVMPGGYGTMDEYFEALTLIQTHKIENFPVIIFGTAYHKELVEHINLMKDNGTIGPDDTKLYLITDDIQEAVNLIAEKSIKAFGLKPANPIKPIKWLLEHI from the coding sequence ATGGCTAACGGTACAAGTAAATCAGAGATCGTATTCCTGGATGGGCCTCATTCACGGTTAAAGGAGTTGCGTTTTACCTTCGAAACCATGTGGGAATTTATAAAGGGATTCCGCGCTTTACACTTTATCGGGCCTTGCATTACCGTATTCGGTTCGGCCAGGTTTAATGAAGATCACCCTTATTATCAACTCACTCGAAAAGCCGCGGCCGAATTTGCCAAACTTGGCTTTACGATAATGACGGGAGGTGGCCCCGGGCTTATGGAAGCGGCCAATCGTGGTGCCAAAGATGTAGGTAGGCGGTCGGTTGCGTGCAATATACAGTTACCGATAGAGCAAAAACCAAACCCGTACCTCGATAAATGGGTTTACATGAAGCACTTTTTTATTAGGAAAGTATTGCTGGTTAAATACTCGTTCGCTTTTGTGGTAATGCCCGGTGGTTACGGAACTATGGATGAGTATTTTGAAGCGCTTACCTTAATTCAAACCCATAAAATAGAAAATTTCCCCGTTATTATCTTCGGCACAGCCTACCACAAAGAGCTTGTTGAACATATTAACCTGATGAAGGATAACGGAACCATTGGCCCCGACGATACGAAATTATACCTGATTACCGACGACATACAGGAGGCCGTTAACCTGATAGCCGAGAAAAGTATAAAGGCTTTTGGTTTGAAGCCCGCAAATCCTATAAAGCCTATAAAATGGCTGTTGGAGCATATTTAA